A genomic stretch from Deltaproteobacteria bacterium includes:
- a CDS encoding MFS transporter, with amino-acid sequence MTTRKETKPSLGRWRCWFDCAPSRRCATGNIVCSGTARFLAPWAPGWIQVTRGWLIYELTNSALQLGMVRGIQAIPFLLLSPIAGSAADRYPRKFQVVAAQFASGFLYAVTALLIFTKLIVPWHVYVSAFLMACVQVFLQPSRSAMISDAVPRKYVTNAIGLNAMVFKMARCTGPALSGLLISLFDTGVSYAVQALFMVLATIWTTQLSAAPSASSAEHGHKESFGQSIIEGRKFSWRTAEVRTGILIVIVAALFMVPSTLLPVFARDLLRVGARGQGLLLTAMGVGALCSSIVIASVGDRMPRGIMMLGGVAIYGVLVVIFSASSWFPLSMALMAIIGLCHVSSMRSCRR; translated from the coding sequence CTGACGACGCGGAAGGAAACGAAGCCCTCGCTTGGCCGGTGGCGATGCTGGTTCGACTGCGCGCCTTCGAGACGCTGCGCTACCGGGAATATCGTTTGCTCTGGTACGGCCAGATTTTTGGCTCCATGGGCACCTGGATGGATCCAGGTGACGCGCGGTTGGTTGATCTACGAGTTGACCAACTCGGCGTTGCAGCTAGGCATGGTGCGCGGCATTCAAGCGATCCCATTTTTATTGCTGTCGCCCATCGCCGGCAGCGCCGCGGACCGTTATCCGCGTAAGTTTCAGGTGGTGGCGGCGCAATTCGCCAGCGGCTTTTTATACGCGGTGACGGCGCTGTTGATCTTCACCAAGCTGATCGTGCCGTGGCATGTTTACGTCAGCGCGTTCTTAATGGCCTGCGTGCAAGTGTTTCTCCAACCGTCGCGTTCGGCGATGATATCCGACGCCGTGCCGCGCAAGTATGTGACCAATGCCATCGGCTTGAACGCCATGGTCTTCAAGATGGCGCGCTGCACCGGCCCGGCGCTTTCCGGTCTGCTGATCTCGCTATTCGACACCGGAGTTTCCTACGCGGTGCAGGCGCTGTTCATGGTGCTCGCGACCATCTGGACCACGCAGCTGAGCGCGGCGCCGTCGGCGTCTTCTGCCGAACATGGCCATAAAGAATCCTTCGGCCAAAGCATCATCGAAGGCAGGAAGTTCAGCTGGCGCACGGCGGAAGTGCGCACCGGCATCTTGATCGTCATCGTCGCCGCCTTGTTCATGGTCCCCAGCACGCTATTGCCGGTGTTCGCCCGCGATCTGCTGCGCGTCGGCGCGCGCGGCCAGGGATTACTCCTTACCGCCATGGGCGTGGGCGCGCTGTGCAGTTCGATTGTGATTGCTTCGGTGGGCGATCGCATGCCGCGCGGCATCATGATGCTCGGCGGGGTGGCGATCTACGGCGTGCTGGTGGTGATTTTTTCGGCGTCGAGTTGGTTTCCCTTGTCGATGGCGCTGATGGCGATCATCGGTCTGTGCCACGTCAGCTCCATGCGCTCGTGCAGACGGTGA
- a CDS encoding OmcA/MtrC family decaheme c-type cytochrome encodes MFNFALFFGPALPGYAQSNAEGGLKAEISAVAIPANRRPMATFKITDASGKPLELNALDADSVKFTIAVLKIGKGGEQDYQNYLLSRVAGKNWVFRGETRKPVLSETMQPDSDQGGSFARLAPGVFTYTFKSALPANFNPRATHVLGAEMTRNNRLSAANPLFEFIPAGGKVQMRRELAETASCNTCHDPMRWHGGAARQTGYCALCHTSQLSDPETGESLDFKFLIHKMHRGKYLPSVGEGKPYLLVGAEQRVRDFSSIRTPRMVVTETIPKEYRDCTGCHANPKVTNWKIQPSSAACVSCHDNVDLSSGKHHGPGPAADGSCVNCHQPDGPEFGPSITGAHTFSGNWSGLPGLVFDILKIDGGKPGSNPVVTFSLKDKKGAPVNAGEMNNLGLVLAWPTTDYKMEFPEDARKAEPLGNGVHTYKFRYTIPTDATGSGAIGIQGYRLYDVKRPNGTVVEKGQRNAGANVVKYFAITDKEPVPRRMAVKIERCNVCHLKLQPHGEQRNNTEFCVLCHNANHNDEVKRKVAKGPMPAESVHLKRFIHRIHTGRNLGEPFIVYGGPAAAPVPVDFGDIRFPGDRRNCAKCHEPGAFELPLPAGVLPTFIPQADGSVKPLTPIMSACVGCHTREPAKAHMEAQIASIGRESCVVCHGRGREFAVDKMHRKGRE; translated from the coding sequence TTGTTTAACTTCGCGCTATTTTTCGGCCCAGCGCTTCCCGGTTACGCTCAAAGCAACGCTGAAGGCGGACTCAAGGCGGAAATCAGCGCGGTGGCGATTCCTGCCAATCGCCGGCCGATGGCGACTTTTAAAATTACCGACGCCAGCGGCAAGCCGCTTGAATTGAACGCCCTCGACGCCGACAGCGTGAAGTTTACCATCGCGGTTCTCAAAATCGGCAAAGGCGGCGAACAGGATTATCAAAATTATTTGCTCAGCAGAGTTGCCGGCAAGAACTGGGTATTCAGAGGCGAAACCCGCAAGCCGGTGTTGAGCGAAACCATGCAGCCGGATTCGGATCAAGGCGGCAGCTTTGCGCGTTTGGCGCCGGGTGTTTTTACTTACACGTTCAAGTCGGCGCTGCCGGCCAATTTCAACCCGCGCGCGACGCACGTGCTGGGCGCCGAGATGACGCGCAACAATCGGCTGTCCGCCGCCAATCCGCTTTTCGAATTCATCCCCGCCGGCGGCAAAGTTCAGATGCGCCGGGAGCTGGCGGAGACCGCTTCGTGCAATACCTGCCACGATCCCATGCGTTGGCATGGCGGGGCGGCGCGCCAGACCGGTTACTGCGCGCTGTGTCATACCTCGCAGTTGAGCGATCCGGAGACCGGCGAGAGTCTCGATTTCAAATTTTTGATTCACAAGATGCACCGCGGCAAGTATCTGCCCAGTGTCGGCGAAGGTAAGCCGTATCTTTTGGTCGGCGCCGAGCAGCGGGTGCGCGATTTTTCGAGCATTCGCACGCCGCGCATGGTGGTCACCGAAACCATTCCGAAAGAATATCGCGACTGCACCGGCTGCCACGCCAATCCCAAGGTTACCAACTGGAAAATCCAACCGTCGAGCGCGGCTTGCGTGTCGTGTCACGACAACGTCGATCTCAGCTCCGGCAAACATCACGGCCCCGGTCCGGCGGCCGACGGCAGCTGCGTCAACTGTCATCAACCGGACGGGCCGGAGTTCGGTCCGTCGATCACTGGCGCGCACACTTTTTCCGGCAATTGGAGCGGGCTGCCGGGGCTCGTTTTCGATATTTTAAAAATCGACGGCGGCAAGCCCGGCAGCAATCCAGTAGTAACTTTTAGCCTGAAAGATAAAAAAGGCGCGCCGGTGAACGCTGGCGAGATGAACAATCTCGGTTTAGTTCTGGCGTGGCCGACTACCGATTACAAAATGGAATTTCCCGAGGACGCGCGCAAAGCCGAGCCCCTCGGGAACGGCGTTCATACTTATAAATTTCGCTACACGATTCCCACCGACGCCACCGGCTCCGGCGCCATCGGCATTCAAGGCTATCGGCTCTACGATGTGAAACGGCCCAACGGCACCGTCGTCGAAAAAGGCCAGCGCAACGCCGGCGCCAACGTGGTCAAGTATTTCGCCATCACCGACAAAGAGCCGGTGCCACGGCGCATGGCGGTGAAAATCGAACGCTGCAACGTTTGCCACTTGAAGTTGCAGCCCCACGGCGAGCAACGCAACAACACCGAGTTTTGCGTGCTCTGCCACAACGCCAACCACAACGATGAGGTAAAGCGTAAGGTCGCCAAGGGACCGATGCCGGCGGAGAGTGTCCATTTGAAACGCTTCATCCATCGGATTCACACTGGGCGAAATTTGGGCGAGCCATTCATCGTCTACGGCGGGCCGGCGGCGGCACCGGTGCCGGTGGACTTCGGCGATATTCGTTTTCCCGGCGACCGGCGCAATTGCGCCAAGTGTCACGAGCCCGGCGCCTTTGAATTGCCGTTGCCCGCCGGGGTGTTGCCGACTTTTATTCCCCAAGCGGACGGCAGCGTGAAGCCGTTAACGCCGATCATGAGCGCCTGCGTCGGTTGTCACACGCGGGAACCGGCCAAGGCGCATATGGAAGCGCAGATCGCTTCGATAGGCAGAGAAAGCTGCGTCGTCTGTCACGGCCGGGGCCGGGAATTCGCCGTCGACAAGATGCATCGCAAGGGACGGGAATAG
- the gloB gene encoding hydroxyacylglutathione hydrolase: protein MKIIQIPLLRDNYGYLLVCEKTQQAAIVDPSEAAPVLSRIQQAAVTPVAILNTHHHRDHTGGNEGLLASRQLKVYGHKSDRERVFGMTDGVDEGDEIEIGELKGKVFFIPGHTTGHVAYLFGDNLFCGDTLFTAGCGRLFEGTPAQMQASLKKLMALGDDINVYCGHEYTESNLRFAMSVEPKNGKLAARYEQVKNLRAQGQSTVPAKMAEEKQTNPFLRWDSQEIQASVKSAMPDAGSDPVSVFGAVRKMKDAF, encoded by the coding sequence ATGAAAATCATTCAAATCCCGCTGTTACGCGACAACTACGGCTACTTGCTGGTCTGTGAAAAAACCCAACAGGCGGCCATCGTCGATCCTTCGGAGGCGGCGCCCGTGCTCAGCCGCATCCAACAAGCGGCGGTGACGCCCGTGGCGATCTTGAACACGCACCACCACCGCGATCATACCGGCGGCAACGAAGGGTTGTTGGCGAGCCGGCAACTAAAAGTCTACGGTCACAAAAGCGATCGGGAGAGAGTTTTTGGTATGACCGACGGCGTCGACGAAGGCGACGAGATCGAGATCGGCGAGCTCAAAGGCAAAGTGTTTTTCATTCCCGGCCACACCACCGGCCATGTGGCTTATTTATTCGGCGATAATTTGTTTTGCGGCGACACGCTGTTCACCGCCGGTTGCGGCCGGCTCTTTGAAGGCACGCCGGCGCAGATGCAGGCGTCGTTGAAAAAACTCATGGCGCTGGGCGACGATATCAATGTGTACTGCGGCCATGAATATACCGAGAGCAATCTGCGCTTCGCGATGAGCGTGGAACCGAAGAATGGCAAATTGGCGGCGCGCTACGAGCAGGTGAAAAATCTCCGCGCCCAAGGCCAGTCGACGGTGCCGGCCAAGATGGCGGAAGAGAAACAGACCAATCCGTTTCTCCGTTGGGATAGCCAAGAAATTCAAGCCAGCGTGAAGTCGGCTATGCCTGACGCAGGCTCAGATCCGGTTTCAGTTTTCGGCGCGGTAAGAAAAATGAAGGACGCGTTCTAA
- a CDS encoding response regulator, whose product MLESTSKPIEVLLVEDNAGDVRLTREALREGPLAVNLTVAKDGQEAIEMLFRRNGFGDAIRPDLILLDLNLPKVDGRQVLREIKSDAGLMHIPVIVLTTSHAESDIQATYGAHANCYIAKPVDIEAFIDIVKLLEEFWFTIVKLPAHDPAL is encoded by the coding sequence ATGCTCGAAAGTACTTCTAAGCCCATCGAAGTGTTGCTCGTAGAGGACAATGCCGGCGACGTGAGGCTGACTCGAGAGGCGCTCCGTGAAGGTCCATTGGCTGTCAATCTGACCGTCGCTAAAGACGGTCAGGAAGCAATTGAAATGCTTTTCCGGCGTAACGGCTTCGGCGACGCGATCCGTCCTGATTTGATTCTGCTCGATTTGAACTTGCCGAAAGTCGATGGCCGGCAAGTGCTGCGGGAGATCAAAAGCGATGCCGGACTCATGCATATCCCGGTGATCGTACTGACCACATCCCATGCCGAGTCGGACATCCAGGCGACCTACGGCGCTCACGCCAACTGTTACATCGCCAAACCTGTCGACATCGAGGCCTTCATCGACATTGTAAAATTACTCGAAGAGTTTTGGTTCACTATCGTCAAGCTACCGGCCCATGACCCCGCGCTGTAA
- a CDS encoding GHKL domain-containing protein: MVWYFADVMDSGVKVGQVVIGRSTAPLLWQMAQVGALAALLGIAIFWVLRVLPMRSLRRALDENGKLIEELKQREGDLSRANQGLQQREAELTTSNEELQQFAYVASHDLQEPLRMITSYTTLLAKRYKGKLDADADEFIGFAVDGAKRMQGLIQDLLTYSRVGSKGNEFVPTDCESVLSTTLKSLAVAIAESGAEIHHDPLPTVRGDVGQLGQLFQNLIGNAIKYRNGNAPEVHLSCHKQGNEWRFSVKDNGIGIDPQFAEKVFVIFQRLHTREEYEGTGIGLAVCKKIVERHGGKIWLESEPGKGSTFYFTLPGNGGSDV; this comes from the coding sequence ATGGTTTGGTATTTTGCCGATGTCATGGACTCCGGCGTCAAAGTCGGTCAGGTGGTCATCGGCCGTTCGACGGCGCCATTGTTGTGGCAAATGGCGCAGGTTGGCGCATTGGCGGCGCTTCTCGGCATAGCGATTTTCTGGGTGTTGCGCGTGCTGCCGATGCGGTCGCTGCGCCGGGCACTCGATGAGAACGGCAAGCTGATCGAGGAGTTGAAACAACGCGAGGGCGACTTGTCGCGCGCCAATCAAGGCTTGCAACAGCGCGAAGCTGAACTCACCACTTCCAACGAAGAACTCCAGCAATTCGCCTACGTGGCGTCGCACGATTTGCAGGAGCCGCTGCGCATGATCACCAGCTACACCACGCTGTTGGCGAAACGCTACAAGGGAAAGCTCGACGCCGACGCCGATGAGTTCATCGGCTTCGCGGTGGACGGCGCCAAGCGGATGCAAGGCTTGATTCAGGATCTGCTGACCTATTCGCGCGTCGGCAGCAAGGGCAATGAATTTGTCCCGACCGATTGCGAGTCGGTGTTGTCGACTACTTTAAAGAGTTTGGCGGTGGCGATTGCCGAAAGCGGCGCCGAGATTCATCACGATCCTTTACCGACGGTGCGCGGCGATGTCGGCCAGCTCGGCCAACTGTTTCAAAACCTGATCGGCAACGCGATCAAATATCGCAACGGTAATGCGCCCGAGGTTCACCTGTCGTGCCACAAGCAAGGAAACGAATGGCGATTCAGCGTCAAGGACAACGGCATCGGCATCGATCCGCAATTCGCCGAGAAAGTTTTCGTGATCTTTCAACGATTGCACACCCGCGAGGAATACGAAGGCACCGGCATCGGCTTGGCGGTTTGCAAGAAAATCGTCGAGCGCCATGGCGGCAAGATTTGGCTCGAGTCGGAGCCCGGCAAGGGTTCGACGTTTTATTTCACCCTGCCCGGCAATGGAGGAAGCGATGTTTAG